GAATTTCGTCATTGCAAGGGAGCAGAGCGACAGAAGCAATCTCTAGAAATTCTAGATTTTTGCTAGGAATTCTAGATTTATGCTTAGGAATTCTAGAATTCTCGTCATTGCGAGCAAAGCGAAGCAATCTGGAATTTTAGATTTAGTCTTAGGAATTCTAGATTTTCTGGGGGTTAGGGGGTGTCTTTTTTTTGGGAATTCTAGAATTCCATAGCTGAACAAGGCGTACTATGTCATCCCCCAGCCCCTTTGGGGGATCTCTATATGGAATTCTAGAATTCTTTATGATGAGATCCCCCGATCAAGTCGGGGGATAACACAAGGCTTAGGAATTTTAGATTTATGCTGCCCTCTAAACTTAGCAGTAGCGGCTAGGCATAAAACACCTTTTTTAGATATAGTCCTGCAGCTGGGGCTGGGATTTTAGTCGGCACTGCTTGGCTTTTATTTTCTAAACGATTTTTTAATATTTCTAGTTTTTCTGGGTTTTTAGCGCATTCTAGGGCGTTTGCTACCATGAGACGAACCTGAGAGCGAAGAAAGCCATTGCCTTTAAAAGCGATTATTACAAACTCTCCAAGCGCTGTTTTTCTCGCTCTTGCCCTAGCGTAAAAAAGTCTGCGAACGGGGCTTTTTTCATTGCTACCGCTTTTATAAAAGCCGCTAAAATCACGCTCGCCACAAAAGAGCCTTAAAGCCTCATTTAGCACCTTCATATCAGGCTTGGCGCAAAAATAGACCAAATCAGCAAGCTCTATTCTTTGCCTCCCACAAAAGAGCAAATAGCGATAAGCTCTAGCTTTTGCGCTGTATCTTGGGTGAAAATCAGCATTTACTTTTTTTACATTTTTGACAAAAACGCTAGCTGGCAGGTGGCGGTTTAGCTCGTTTTTTAGCTTTGTTAAATCCCAAAAGTCCCCGACCTCCACGCTTGAGAGCTGCATAAGTGCATGAACCCCAGCGTCCGTGCGAGAGCTTGAAATTACAGGGCTAAAAACGCCTATTTTTCGTAAAGCTAGATTTAGCGCGTCCTCTACTGCCTTGCCATTTGGCTGGGTTTGTGAGCCTTGAAACTTTGCGCCATTATAGGCATAAATGATAGCAATTTTCACACTCTAGCCTAAAAACGCCTTAGAATTCCGCGCTTAAAGAAATAAAAACTAGAAGCAAAAGTAGCCAAAAATACTAGCGGAATTCCAACAGCCGGTAGCTTGGCAAGGAGCAAAATACCGCTAAAATACGCAAAAAGCACCAAAAACACACTAGCATAAGGCCCACGCTGTTCGTAGCGATAAACCACAAGCCCAAAGCGCAGCGCAAAAAGCACACTAGCAAGCGGGAAAAGCGCAATGAGCGTGTAAATACAAAGATCACGGGCTTTTTTAGGATTTGACCAGTATTTTATAAGATCAAAATCTTCTAAAAGCTCAGGCTTTGTCGTGCTTGAAATAATGAGATTTTTAAACTCGCCCACTTGCCAGTTTTTCTGCCCTATATCATAAAATGAGCCCTTATCAAGCACAAGCGAGAGCGTGCCATCTTTGTTTTCTACATGACCGCCACTGCTGATTATTAGTCGCTCGCCGTTTATAAAGGGATTATAAAGAACGATATTTTCATACTCCAAGCTAGCTTGGTTTTTATCACTAGCAAAGATATACCAGTTGCCAAACTTCTGCCCAAACTCGCCTGGGCGGATATTTAGGCTAAATCTTGTCTTTTTATACTCTATAAACTTTGCGTTTTGATCTTGCATGTAGGGCATGAGAACTAGCGCATTTAATAGCATTAAAAGGCTTAAAATCCCAGCTACCACACCAAAGAATATACTAAGTTCTCTTGGGCTTTTGCCAAGGGTGAAAATCACGATGCTTTCATTATCACGAGAGAGTTTAAAAAGGCTCATCGTAAGCGAGACAAAGAAGCTAATAGGCAGCGTAAAAAGCAAAATTTGCGGCAGCAAAAAGCTATAAAGCTTGATAAATTCTAAAAAACTGATTTCTACATAGCTTGTGATTCTTGCTATATTTATAAAAAACACGATTGAGACAATAAGAAATAGCGTCAAAAACAAAGATAATAAATTATCAATAAAGTTTGTGAAAAAATACTTATTTACTCTATTTAGCATTTAAAAATTCCAAAAATTTTGTGAAATTAACGCAAGTAATAGCGCAAGAGAGAGCGCAGGTATAAAAGGTACTTCTACTTTTTTGCCAAGTAAAAGCAGGTGAAAAACTAGCTGTATAGCGCAAGCTAACATCACAGCCAAAAAGCCAAGCTTAAGCCCACAAAGCGCGCCTATAACGCCAAAAATCAGCACATCAGCCTCGCCCATACTCTCAACTATCTCGTTAGTGTTCTTGCGGTTTTTCCACGCACTCACGCAGGATTTGATAAGAAAAATCGCACCCATAAAAAGCAAGGCCATGCTAAGTGGCGAAGAAAGCGTAAGCATATCCTCTAGGCTAGTAAATTTGCTAGCAAGCGCAAAAAATAAAGCAAAAATTAACAAGCTCTCAGGCACAGCCAAATACTCAAAATCAATAATGCTAAGCGCAAAAAGCAAAATCAAACTAAGCGCAAGAAAAATAGCACTATAAATTTCACCACAAAGATAAAAAGCAAGCGCGCCAAAAGCCCCACAAATAAGCTCAACAAAGGGATAGCGCAGGCTGATTTTGCTTTTACAAAAGGCGCATTTGCCACCTAAGAAAATATACGAAAATACTGGGATATTATGATAAAAGCGTAGTTTGTTGTGGCAGTTTGGGCAGTTGCTAGCTGGGTAAAAAATACTAAGACCTTTTGGCATGCGAGCGATAAGCACATTTGCAAACGAGCCTACACACAGCCCAAAAAGCACGAAAAATACATAATAAACTAACATTTTCTCCCCTTAAAATATTCATAAATGATTTTAGCGAAATTTTTAAAAAATTTAGCAAATAGTCTATGATTTTAGCTAGGAATTCTAGAATTCCCTACTATGCCATCCCCCAGCCCCTTTGGGGGATCTCTATATGGAATTCTAGAATTTGTTTTATATTTGCGTTTTTGGGGGTTAGGGGATATTTTTAGTCTTAGGAATTCTAGAATTTTCGTCATTGCGAGCGAAGCGAAGCAATCTCTAGAAATTCTAAATTCATCCTTAGGGAATTCTAGATTTATTCTTGGGAATTCTAGTTTTTGCCGTAGGAATTCTAGAATTCCCTACTATGTCATCCTCGGGTTTGACCCGAGGATCTCTATATGGAATTCTAGAATTCTCTGTGTCATTGCGAGGGAGCAAAGCGACCGAAGCAATCTCTAGAAATTCTAAATTCATCCTTAGGGAATTTTAGATTTTCTGGGGGTTAGGGGGTATCTTTTTTTTAGGGAATTCTAGAATTCCCTAAAATTCGTCATTGCGAGCGAAGCGAAGCAATCTCTAGGAATTCTAGAATTAACTCGGGAATTCTAGATTTTATCCTTAGGAATTTTAGAATTCCCTACTATGTCATCCTCGGGCTTAACCCGAGGATCTCTATAGAAATTCTAAATTTATTTATGATGAGATCCCCTGATCAAGTCGGGGTATGACACAAGGCTAGAGAATTTGGAATTCCCTAAAATTCGTCATTGCGAGGCTTTGAAAAAGAGGGAGCAATCTCTATAAAAAATATCCGCCTTGCGCTTTTCTGCCATTTTCTAATAAATTTCCACTAAAGGCCATATATCCACTAAAACCAGCAAATGCTGCGTCTTTTTTGCTTACTTCTACACCTAAAATAGTTACCATTGTTTTATTCCTTTTTGTTCTAAAGTTATTAAGAAATTTTTAAAATCTTTGTTTGTAAAAGGTATATTTGAAATCCTAAATATTAGACTAGTTTTTAACGCTTCTTTGCGCGAACGCCTTACTATTTCTTTTTTTTAAATCAAATACAAATAGTCTGCTAAAAGCACCAATTTTAATATTTCCATATCGTATGATTTCATCATACATAACGCTATAAATTCCAAAATTACGCTCAACTACAATCTTATCGTCATATAATAATACTTGCTTAATACTGCCATCATAAAAACTAATGCAAACATATAAAATACAAGCAATCATAAGACCAATTAAAATATTATATTTTAAGCTTTCAATCTCATAGTTGTCAGATAAATTATAGCTTACAATAATCCAAAAAGTTCCAAGGATTTTACTACCCATTCCGCTAAATCTATAAGCCTTTTTCATCACAAAAATCGGCTCATCATTTGGTAACTCTTTTAGTTTTTGCATTTTTGCTCCCTCGCAATGACGAAATTTCCGCAATGGCGGAATTCTAAAATTCCATAAAATTCCTTAAAGCCCACCAAAGCGTCTGTGAGTCTGCTCAAACTTAGCACAAATCTGTTCGCACTCTGCGCTTGTAAAATCAGGCCAAAGAGTAGGGCAAAATACAAGCTCTGCGTAGCTTGCTTGCCAGAGCAAAAAGTTACTAAGCCTGTGTTCGCCACCTGTGCGAATGAGCAAATCCACATCGCCAAACTCCGCTGTATCAAGCGCTGCGCTGATATTATCCTCGCTAAACTCGCTGTTATTTTTAGCCAGTTTTGCACAAGCCCTGCTTAGCTCGTCCCTTGCGCCATAATTTAGTGCTAGGACTAGATTTAGCCCAGTATTTGCCGCGCTTAGGCTTTTTAGCCGCTCTATTTGCGCCCTTAAATCAGCATCAAAAGCACTAATATCGCCTATGGTGTGAAATCTAATATTATTTTGTATAATCATCTGCTCTTTGCTTTTTAAAAATTTGCTTAAAAGCTTCATCAAAAAATCCACCTCACGCTGCGGTCTGCGCCAGTTTTCGGTGCTAAAAGCGTATAAACTAAGCGTTTTTATCCCACGCTTAGCCGCAAAAATCGCAATGTCCTCTACCACTCTAGCCCCAGCCTCGTGCCCAGCACTGCGCTCTAAAATATGCGCCTTTGCCCACCTGCCGTTGCCATCCATGATTATAGCTAGATGTTTTAGTTCGTTCATTGCTTATTTTTATCCTTTAAAATCTAGTATATTTTTGCTAGCGGTGAAAAAGGGCTTGGTATCAGCCACAGCGGCTTTTACCTTTAGAGCCTTTGCTAGGGCTGCGCTTAAAGACGCATAGGGGCTTTGCGCCTCTACAATCTGCCCTGATTCAATGCTAATAATAATAGGCGCAAAAGAGCTAAAAAGCAAGTAAAGCTCGCATTTTGCGCCGTTTTTTCGTAGCTGAAAAAGGCAAAAAAGCTCATCATAAACAAAAGGCAAACTCACAATGCCCTTTTGTAGTGCCATGAGGCTTTCAAGCAAAGCATCAAAGCTAAGCGCATCATCGCAAAGCGCAAGAGAAGTTTTTAGCTCGTCAAACAAAAAATCAGTCTCGCCGCTATCCACGATACGCTCTATCCAGCCTTGCGCACCGCTTATATACACGCCTCTTTGGCGTTTTATAAGCTTGTTTATGTTTATTACTCCGCCTTGGTCTTTGCCGACATTAGCAAAATACAGCTCGCCGATTTCTAGCTCCCTTTGGCTTTTTGTGCTAAGTATTCGCTTGCCAAAGCGTAGATTATACCGCCACCAGCTCGTTTTTTCAAGTACTTCAATGATGACTGGCAGGCTTGCGTTTATTATGGTATTAGTCCCGCTCATAAATCCTCGCTTAAATTCTCACTAAGCCTGGCAATTTGAGCGGCTATTTCATGCTTGCTAGCCATTTTTAGCATTTTTTGGCTATTTTTTGTGATAAAAAGCACCTCATTTTGCTCGCTGCCAAAGTAGTTTTGCGCTTTTAGCACATTTAGGCACACAGCATCTAAGGCTTTATTTTCAAGCATATTTTTGGCTGAGCTAAGAGCGCTTTGCTCGTCCATTTCCATTTTAAAGCCGATTTTTTTACATTTAAGCTCTTTTAAAGAGCTTAAAATATCTATGTTTTCTTTTAGTTCTAGATTTAGATTTGCACCTGATTTTTTGATTTTTCCCTTTGCTTTTTTAGAGGGGATATAATCACTTATCGCTGCTGCCATCACGAGCAAATCATCTTTTGCTAGCTTTTTATTTTTTAGGATTTCTAAAAGATCAGCCGAGCTTTTGAAGCTAAGGAATTCTAGATTTTCCATGCTTTTTGGCAGGTTTTGGGCTGAGCTTATAAGCGTCACATCAAAGCCCCTTAGATAGTAGGCAAAGGCTAGGGCAAGCCCCATTTTTCCACTTGAGAGATTTGTAATAGCCCTAACATCATCAATCATCTCATAGCAAGCACCGGCTGTGATGATGACCTTAGAAATTCTAGAATTTTTAGTAGAAATTCTAGAATTTGCGCCAAGCATTCTAGCAGCACTTAGCACTATGTCTTTTGGACTTGCTAAGGCTCCTTTGCCGACATCTCCACAAGCTAGGGTTTTCTCACAGCTGTTTACTGCCACAAAGCCACGCTCTTTTAGCACTTTTAGTGAGTTTTGCGTGGCATGATTTTCTAGCATTGCGGTGTTTGCTGCTGGGGCAATAAGCTTTGGCGCCCTGCAAGCAAGAATGCAGCTTAGCATAGCATTATCTGCTATACCTAAGGCGATTTTGTTTATTGTATTTGCCGTGGCTGGTGCTATTATCATCAAATCGCATTTAGCATACTCAATATGCGCCAAAGGCTTGCTATCTCCTACTAGCACGCACTCCTGGCTAAGTGCCTCAAAAGCTAGCGGCGAACAAAACTTCAAAGTCTGCTCACTCATTGCCACACGCACCTTTGCGTTTGCGTGCCTGAGCAAACTTAAAATCTCAAAAGCCTTATAAAAACTAATGCTAGAACTCACACATAGCGTGATTTTAGTATCTTTTAGGTTTAGGAATTCTAGATTTAGCATTATTTTTTACCAAATTTTTTCTCAAAATATCCAGCTATGTTTTGCTGTTTTGCTCTTGTGATTACTAGCTCGCCTTCGCTGCTATCTTTTGTTACTACTGAACCAGCGGCGATTAGGGTATTATCAGCGATATTAATAGGCGCTACAAAGGCAGTATCTGAGCCTACAAAGACATTTTTGCCTATTATCGTGCGGTGTTTTTTGATGCCATCGTAGTTGCATGTGATAGTCCCACAGCCTATGTTTGTGCCAGAGTCTATTATGCAGTCACCAAGGTAGCTTAGATGACCTGCTTTTACGCCATTTAGCGTGGCGTTTTTTAGCTCTACGAAGTTGCCGATATGAGTGTCTTTGATATTGCTTTTTGGACGCAGGTGCGCATTTGGCCCTACATCGCTATTTTCTACTAGTGAGCTTTCAATGACTGAGCCTGATTTTATCACGCTATTTTTGATGATACTTGCGCCTTTTATGACAACAGCACTTTCAATCTCGCACTCGCCTTCAAAACTCGCCTGCGCATCTATATATATAGTGTTTGGCAGGTGCATTATCACCCCAGCTCTCATCCATTTTTGGCGGATGAGACCCAGCATTTTATCTTGGGCAGCAGCTAGGGCGATTTTGTCGTTTACGCCCATGAAATTTGTGCTATTAAGGCTTTGGCTACTTACTTTTGCTCCACTTTTGATAGCTAGGGCGATGGCATCAGTTAGGTAGTATTCTTTGCTTGCGTTTTGCTTATTTATTTGTGGCAAAAGCTCTTTTAAAAGAGCGGTTTTAAAAGCATAAGCCCCACTATTACATAGTTTTATAGCTTTTTCATTTTCGCTAGCATCTTTTTGTTCTACGATTTTTTCTACTTTATTGTTTTTGATTACCACTCTACCATAGCCAAAAGGATTTTCTAGCTCAAAAGCTCCCACGCAAACATCACAAGGCTCATTAGCTAGGCTTTTAAGCTCGCTAGCAGTGATTAGTGGCATATCAGCGCAGGTTATAATAAGAGTGTCTTTGCTAACCTCACTCATCCCAGCCATGACAGCACCGGCTGTGCCTGGAAGGTTTTTTCTATCTTGGAGAGCAGTTTTTATCTCTTTGCCCATTTGGCTAGGGAATTCTAGATTTAAATGCTCTAAAATACGCTGGCTTTCAAAGCCAAGGACAACCACTACATTTTGACTGATTTCTAAGGCTGTATTTATGCTGTGATATAGCATGCTTTTGCCACAAATTTCGTGTAGGACTTTTGGCTTAGTGCTTTTCATGCGAGTGCCCTCGCCAGCTGCTAGTATCATTACGCAAATATCGTTCATTTTATGCTCTTTTTTGATTTTTAAAGGCGCGATTTTAGCAAATATCAGCATAAATTTACTTTAATTTAGCTAATATTTTGGCTTTTAAATGTAATTTTTGGAAAAACGATTTGAAAGCTTTTTTACTGATTATTTCGCTATTTGCTCTCTCTTTGGCAGCACCAACTGTGCCAACGATAAATCTAAGTCTAAGTGCGCCTGATACGCCGTCCCAGCTAGTAACTAGCCTAAATGTGCTAATCATTTTAACCTTGCTTGCGCTTGCGCCTAGCCTGATTTTTATGATGACTAGCTTTTTGCGTATTATTATTGTCTTTAGCTTTTTGCGTCAGGCGATGGGAACACAGCAAATGCCACCAACAAATGTGCTAATCAGTCTAGCTCTCATTTTAAGCTTTTTTATAATGGAGCCCGTGGGCAAGGCTAGCTATGAAGCTGGAATAAAGCCTTATTTAGAAGAAAAAATCGGCTATCAAGAGGCTTTTGAGCTTAGTGCAAAGCCTTTTAAAGAATTTATGGTGCGAAATACACGCGAGAAGGATTTGGCATTATTTTACCGCATTCGTGGCTTAGAAAATCCAGCCACTATAGATGATATACCACTTAGCATCGCAATGCCTGCTTTTGTGGTTAGTGAGCTAAAAACTGCCTTTGAGATAGCGTTTTTGTTATATTTGCCCTTTTTGGTGATTGATATGATAATAAGCTCGGTTTTGATGGCTATGGGTATGATGATGCTACCACCTGTGATGATATCCTTGCCGTTTAAGCTGCTGATTTTTGTGCTAGTGGATGGGTGGAATTTGCTTGTGGGTAATCTCATCGCTAGTTTTAAGTAAGGAATTTTACTTCGCCTTGTGCGCCTAGTAGGACAAAATCTCTTAGGGCTAACTTCGCTTGACGCACGCTACAGTGCGCCTGCGCTCGCTAGCTAGAGCTTTTGCCCTACTAGACGCACAATGCTCGTAAAATTTAATGATTTTAATAATTTAATAAAGGTAAAACAATGAAAATATCGTGTAAAAAAGTAAATTTTAGCTGTGATAGCGAGCTTTTTGAACTTTGTGAGAGCTTGGCAAATGCGGCTTTCCCACCTAATGAAATGCTCTTTCCTATTACTTTTAGCGAGTATAAAAGTGAGCATGAGCTTTTAGCCTTTTATCAAAGTGATTTGCGTGATGATATCATGGGATGCTG
Above is a genomic segment from Campylobacter magnus containing:
- the coaBC gene encoding bifunctional phosphopantothenoylcysteine decarboxylase/phosphopantothenate--cysteine ligase CoaBC, whose product is MLNLEFLNLKDTKITLCVSSSISFYKAFEILSLLRHANAKVRVAMSEQTLKFCSPLAFEALSQECVLVGDSKPLAHIEYAKCDLMIIAPATANTINKIALGIADNAMLSCILACRAPKLIAPAANTAMLENHATQNSLKVLKERGFVAVNSCEKTLACGDVGKGALASPKDIVLSAARMLGANSRISTKNSRISKVIITAGACYEMIDDVRAITNLSSGKMGLALAFAYYLRGFDVTLISSAQNLPKSMENLEFLSFKSSADLLEILKNKKLAKDDLLVMAAAISDYIPSKKAKGKIKKSGANLNLELKENIDILSSLKELKCKKIGFKMEMDEQSALSSAKNMLENKALDAVCLNVLKAQNYFGSEQNEVLFITKNSQKMLKMASKHEIAAQIARLSENLSEDL
- the truA gene encoding tRNA pseudouridine(38-40) synthase TruA produces the protein MKIAIIYAYNGAKFQGSQTQPNGKAVEDALNLALRKIGVFSPVISSSRTDAGVHALMQLSSVEVGDFWDLTKLKNELNRHLPASVFVKNVKKVNADFHPRYSAKARAYRYLLFCGRQRIELADLVYFCAKPDMKVLNEALRLFCGERDFSGFYKSGSNEKSPVRRLFYARARARKTALGEFVIIAFKGNGFLRSQVRLMVANALECAKNPEKLEILKNRLENKSQAVPTKIPAPAAGLYLKKVFYA
- the glmU gene encoding bifunctional UDP-N-acetylglucosamine diphosphorylase/glucosamine-1-phosphate N-acetyltransferase GlmU, whose translation is MNDICVMILAAGEGTRMKSTKPKVLHEICGKSMLYHSINTALEISQNVVVVLGFESQRILEHLNLEFPSQMGKEIKTALQDRKNLPGTAGAVMAGMSEVSKDTLIITCADMPLITASELKSLANEPCDVCVGAFELENPFGYGRVVIKNNKVEKIVEQKDASENEKAIKLCNSGAYAFKTALLKELLPQINKQNASKEYYLTDAIALAIKSGAKVSSQSLNSTNFMGVNDKIALAAAQDKMLGLIRQKWMRAGVIMHLPNTIYIDAQASFEGECEIESAVVIKGASIIKNSVIKSGSVIESSLVENSDVGPNAHLRPKSNIKDTHIGNFVELKNATLNGVKAGHLSYLGDCIIDSGTNIGCGTITCNYDGIKKHRTIIGKNVFVGSDTAFVAPINIADNTLIAAGSVVTKDSSEGELVITRAKQQNIAGYFEKKFGKK
- the uppS gene encoding polyprenyl diphosphate synthase, producing the protein MNELKHLAIIMDGNGRWAKAHILERSAGHEAGARVVEDIAIFAAKRGIKTLSLYAFSTENWRRPQREVDFLMKLLSKFLKSKEQMIIQNNIRFHTIGDISAFDADLRAQIERLKSLSAANTGLNLVLALNYGARDELSRACAKLAKNNSEFSEDNISAALDTAEFGDVDLLIRTGGEHRLSNFLLWQASYAELVFCPTLWPDFTSAECEQICAKFEQTHRRFGGL
- a CDS encoding prepilin peptidase, which translates into the protein MLVYYVFFVLFGLCVGSFANVLIARMPKGLSIFYPASNCPNCHNKLRFYHNIPVFSYIFLGGKCAFCKSKISLRYPFVELICGAFGALAFYLCGEIYSAIFLALSLILLFALSIIDFEYLAVPESLLIFALFFALASKFTSLEDMLTLSSPLSMALLFMGAIFLIKSCVSAWKNRKNTNEIVESMGEADVLIFGVIGALCGLKLGFLAVMLACAIQLVFHLLLLGKKVEVPFIPALSLALLLALISQNFWNF
- the fliP gene encoding flagellar type III secretion system pore protein FliP (The bacterial flagellar biogenesis protein FliP forms a type III secretion system (T3SS)-type pore required for flagellar assembly.), which codes for MKAFLLIISLFALSLAAPTVPTINLSLSAPDTPSQLVTSLNVLIILTLLALAPSLIFMMTSFLRIIIVFSFLRQAMGTQQMPPTNVLISLALILSFFIMEPVGKASYEAGIKPYLEEKIGYQEAFELSAKPFKEFMVRNTREKDLALFYRIRGLENPATIDDIPLSIAMPAFVVSELKTAFEIAFLLYLPFLVIDMIISSVLMAMGMMMLPPVMISLPFKLLIFVLVDGWNLLVGNLIASFK
- a CDS encoding LptF/LptG family permease; translated protein: MLNRVNKYFFTNFIDNLLSLFLTLFLIVSIVFFINIARITSYVEISFLEFIKLYSFLLPQILLFTLPISFFVSLTMSLFKLSRDNESIVIFTLGKSPRELSIFFGVVAGILSLLMLLNALVLMPYMQDQNAKFIEYKKTRFSLNIRPGEFGQKFGNWYIFASDKNQASLEYENIVLYNPFINGERLIISSGGHVENKDGTLSLVLDKGSFYDIGQKNWQVGEFKNLIISSTTKPELLEDFDLIKYWSNPKKARDLCIYTLIALFPLASVLFALRFGLVVYRYEQRGPYASVFLVLFAYFSGILLLAKLPAVGIPLVFLATFASSFYFFKRGILRRF